The genomic segment ATATTATGTAAATGAGAGGAAGATTAACAATCCTTATTTGAGTAGATGAATTTTTTCATTCGACGAAATTTTTTATCCCAAACAATGAGAAAAAAAGGTTCATTAATTGTTTCCTTCTATGCCAAGGTAGGGAAAATAAAATTTTAACAGAAAGGAGTGAAAACAGATGAATACAGTTAACAACGTAGAACCAGATGGACCAGTTGCATGTGGGGCTCTTTGCGTTGCAGCATGTGCTATAGCTTGTATGGTTGACGGGGTTGGACCTATTCTAGATTTTTATGGAATATCTGCATATGCAACCGCAGAGGCATCATGGAGTTAAATGTATAATTTGTATTTCTCCTATGGGAAAAGAGATGCTTTATGAAAACAGTAACTAGTTCAGAACCAGAGGGTTTTTTATGTGGACTTACGTGTGGAAGCATTTGTATTCTTTATTGCCTATCGGATTCACAGTTATTCCCGCTATGGACGCAGCAGCTAGCATGACAGGTTACGTGCTAGGATATCAGTATTGATTTACATTTCTAATTAATTGTAAGCCTTACCTTGGCTTTTTTACGAAAAATAGAAATTTTTTTATTATTTTTTCTGGCATTCACTAAAAAAAAGTGTAACAAAAATTAGAGTCTACTAAAAGAAAAGTGGTTTTTTCCATCAACAATGCGATTGTGAAAAGAATTTTTAGAAATGTCAATACCTACAAAATACATATTTTTCTTCTCACTAATGTTAGTATTGTTTAAGAATCCCTCATTTACATTCATTCTTCTAATGTAGCGTTGAAAGGGCAATTAAGTCTCGGAATATGGTGAAAAGCGGGTAGCGAACAAACTTTTTAACGAACTTGAAAGTTCGTCAATATGTGCTTCTACTACCCATTGATTTTTTAAAGTAAATAGTTGTTTATGCTTATATTGTTTCATCAAATATTTATTATATCAGAAATATACAAGTGGTTAGAAATGCAATAGTATATGATTACAACAACGAACTAGCAGAAGGTTCTGTGAATAAATTGAAAGTCATTAAAAGGA from the Petrotoga miotherma DSM 10691 genome contains:
- a CDS encoding transposase codes for the protein MVRNAIVYDYNNELAEGSVNKLKVIKRIMYGSNKFDVLRHTLLFVERHG